The Daucus carota subsp. sativus chromosome 9, DH1 v3.0, whole genome shotgun sequence genome window below encodes:
- the LOC108202935 gene encoding uncharacterized protein LOC108202935 isoform X3, with product MKPKGNGLPRAQISKGLQAEGPNWILIAGGALLSTLSMRLGYKLKQVLDTKEVQSSSKGSTKSTEKKKLVNCHLHSDAYCLSQNDDGCYTYMSAGTKNLETKQQRNQTLNEHDMALSPVTVSAHEYNKENGVIWQSSPDRLELPQKPFHHSNSSDSPCVSDSGSDIFSKREVIQKLRQQLKRRDDMILEMQDQIAELQNSLSAQLSHSTHVQSLLDAANRDLFDSEREIQRLRKAIADHCVGQVSAYDKPPTVNVWPTEGRNGHASGYVDVESNWDSSEKGRDGDKIELLRKEVCDLKEVIEGKDYLLLSFKEQKTELSMKIKELQQRLDSQLPNIL from the exons ATGAAACCAAAAGGCAATGGCTTGCCTAGAGCACAGATATCTAAAGGTCTTCAGGCAGAAGGGCCCAATTGGATTCTCATTGCAGGTGGTGCACTTTTAAGTACATTATCAATGCGTTTGGGATACAAGCTCAAGCAGGTTCTTGACACAAAAGAAGTGCAGAGTAGTAGCAAAG GAAGTACAAAATCGACAGAGAAGAAAAAACTAGTCAATTGTcacttgcattcagatgcataCTGTTTGTCGCAAAATGATGATGGTTGCTACACTTATATGTCAG CAGGAACCAAAAATCTGGAGACTAAGCAGCAACGAAACCAGACGCTTAATGAGCATGATATGGCACTCTCTCCTGTCACTGTTTCTGCCCATGAATATAATAAGGAAAATGGTGTGATTTGGCAGTCTTCTCCTGACCGTCTAGAGCTTCCACAGAAGCCATTTCATCATTCGAACAGCTCTGATTCTCCCTGTGTCTCGGATTCTGGTTCTGACATCTTCAGCAAGCGAGAAGTGATACAAAAGCTGAGGCAACAGCTGAAGAGAAGGGATGACATGATACTGGAGATGCAAGATCAGATTGCAGAACTGCAGAATTCTCTTAGCGCACAACTTTCACATTCTACTCATGTGCAGTCATTGCTGGATGCTGCCAACAGGGATTTGTTTGATTCTGAAAGAGAAATCCAGAGATTACGAAAGGCAATTGCAGATCATTGTGTAGGGCAAGTAAGTGCCTATGACAAGCCTCCAACAGTTAATGTATGGCCTACGGAAGGGAGAAATGGACATGCAAGTGGGTATGTAGATGTTGAGAGCAATTGGGACTCCTCAGAGAAGGGAAGGGATGGAGATAAGATTGAGTTGCTGAGGAAGGAAGTATGTGACTTGAAGGAGGTTATTGAGGGCAAGGACTACCTTCTACTAAGCTTCAAGGAGCAGAAGACAGAGCTCTCAATGAAGATCAAGGAATTGCAGCAGAGATTAGATTCCCAGCTGCCAAATATTTTGTAG
- the LOC108202935 gene encoding uncharacterized protein LOC108202935 isoform X1, whose translation MKPKGNGLPRAQISKGLQAEGPNWILIAGGALLSTLSMRLGYKLKQVLDTKEVQSSSKGSRGSTKSTEKKKLVNCHLHSDAYCLSQNDDGCYTYMSAGTKNLETKQQRNQTLNEHDMALSPVTVSAHEYNKENGVIWQSSPDRLELPQKPFHHSNSSDSPCVSDSGSDIFSKREVIQKLRQQLKRRDDMILEMQDQIAELQNSLSAQLSHSTHVQSLLDAANRDLFDSEREIQRLRKAIADHCVGQVSAYDKPPTVNVWPTEGRNGHASGYVDVESNWDSSEKGRDGDKIELLRKEVCDLKEVIEGKDYLLLSFKEQKTELSMKIKELQQRLDSQLPNIL comes from the exons ATGAAACCAAAAGGCAATGGCTTGCCTAGAGCACAGATATCTAAAGGTCTTCAGGCAGAAGGGCCCAATTGGATTCTCATTGCAGGTGGTGCACTTTTAAGTACATTATCAATGCGTTTGGGATACAAGCTCAAGCAGGTTCTTGACACAAAAGAAGTGCAGAGTAGTAGCAAAGGTTCAAGAG GAAGTACAAAATCGACAGAGAAGAAAAAACTAGTCAATTGTcacttgcattcagatgcataCTGTTTGTCGCAAAATGATGATGGTTGCTACACTTATATGTCAG CAGGAACCAAAAATCTGGAGACTAAGCAGCAACGAAACCAGACGCTTAATGAGCATGATATGGCACTCTCTCCTGTCACTGTTTCTGCCCATGAATATAATAAGGAAAATGGTGTGATTTGGCAGTCTTCTCCTGACCGTCTAGAGCTTCCACAGAAGCCATTTCATCATTCGAACAGCTCTGATTCTCCCTGTGTCTCGGATTCTGGTTCTGACATCTTCAGCAAGCGAGAAGTGATACAAAAGCTGAGGCAACAGCTGAAGAGAAGGGATGACATGATACTGGAGATGCAAGATCAGATTGCAGAACTGCAGAATTCTCTTAGCGCACAACTTTCACATTCTACTCATGTGCAGTCATTGCTGGATGCTGCCAACAGGGATTTGTTTGATTCTGAAAGAGAAATCCAGAGATTACGAAAGGCAATTGCAGATCATTGTGTAGGGCAAGTAAGTGCCTATGACAAGCCTCCAACAGTTAATGTATGGCCTACGGAAGGGAGAAATGGACATGCAAGTGGGTATGTAGATGTTGAGAGCAATTGGGACTCCTCAGAGAAGGGAAGGGATGGAGATAAGATTGAGTTGCTGAGGAAGGAAGTATGTGACTTGAAGGAGGTTATTGAGGGCAAGGACTACCTTCTACTAAGCTTCAAGGAGCAGAAGACAGAGCTCTCAATGAAGATCAAGGAATTGCAGCAGAGATTAGATTCCCAGCTGCCAAATATTTTGTAG
- the LOC108202935 gene encoding uncharacterized protein LOC108202935 isoform X2, with protein sequence MKPKGNGLPRAQISKGLQAEGPNWILIAGGALLSTLSMRLGYKLKQVLDTKEVQSSSKGSRGSTKSTEKKKLVNCHLHSDAYCLSQNDDGCYTYMSGTKNLETKQQRNQTLNEHDMALSPVTVSAHEYNKENGVIWQSSPDRLELPQKPFHHSNSSDSPCVSDSGSDIFSKREVIQKLRQQLKRRDDMILEMQDQIAELQNSLSAQLSHSTHVQSLLDAANRDLFDSEREIQRLRKAIADHCVGQVSAYDKPPTVNVWPTEGRNGHASGYVDVESNWDSSEKGRDGDKIELLRKEVCDLKEVIEGKDYLLLSFKEQKTELSMKIKELQQRLDSQLPNIL encoded by the exons ATGAAACCAAAAGGCAATGGCTTGCCTAGAGCACAGATATCTAAAGGTCTTCAGGCAGAAGGGCCCAATTGGATTCTCATTGCAGGTGGTGCACTTTTAAGTACATTATCAATGCGTTTGGGATACAAGCTCAAGCAGGTTCTTGACACAAAAGAAGTGCAGAGTAGTAGCAAAGGTTCAAGAG GAAGTACAAAATCGACAGAGAAGAAAAAACTAGTCAATTGTcacttgcattcagatgcataCTGTTTGTCGCAAAATGATGATGGTTGCTACACTTATATGTCAG GAACCAAAAATCTGGAGACTAAGCAGCAACGAAACCAGACGCTTAATGAGCATGATATGGCACTCTCTCCTGTCACTGTTTCTGCCCATGAATATAATAAGGAAAATGGTGTGATTTGGCAGTCTTCTCCTGACCGTCTAGAGCTTCCACAGAAGCCATTTCATCATTCGAACAGCTCTGATTCTCCCTGTGTCTCGGATTCTGGTTCTGACATCTTCAGCAAGCGAGAAGTGATACAAAAGCTGAGGCAACAGCTGAAGAGAAGGGATGACATGATACTGGAGATGCAAGATCAGATTGCAGAACTGCAGAATTCTCTTAGCGCACAACTTTCACATTCTACTCATGTGCAGTCATTGCTGGATGCTGCCAACAGGGATTTGTTTGATTCTGAAAGAGAAATCCAGAGATTACGAAAGGCAATTGCAGATCATTGTGTAGGGCAAGTAAGTGCCTATGACAAGCCTCCAACAGTTAATGTATGGCCTACGGAAGGGAGAAATGGACATGCAAGTGGGTATGTAGATGTTGAGAGCAATTGGGACTCCTCAGAGAAGGGAAGGGATGGAGATAAGATTGAGTTGCTGAGGAAGGAAGTATGTGACTTGAAGGAGGTTATTGAGGGCAAGGACTACCTTCTACTAAGCTTCAAGGAGCAGAAGACAGAGCTCTCAATGAAGATCAAGGAATTGCAGCAGAGATTAGATTCCCAGCTGCCAAATATTTTGTAG
- the LOC108202935 gene encoding uncharacterized protein LOC108202935 isoform X4, with the protein MKPKGNGLPRAQISKGLQAEGPNWILIAGGALLSTLSMRLGYKLKQVLDTKEVQSSSKGSTKSTEKKKLVNCHLHSDAYCLSQNDDGCYTYMSGTKNLETKQQRNQTLNEHDMALSPVTVSAHEYNKENGVIWQSSPDRLELPQKPFHHSNSSDSPCVSDSGSDIFSKREVIQKLRQQLKRRDDMILEMQDQIAELQNSLSAQLSHSTHVQSLLDAANRDLFDSEREIQRLRKAIADHCVGQVSAYDKPPTVNVWPTEGRNGHASGYVDVESNWDSSEKGRDGDKIELLRKEVCDLKEVIEGKDYLLLSFKEQKTELSMKIKELQQRLDSQLPNIL; encoded by the exons ATGAAACCAAAAGGCAATGGCTTGCCTAGAGCACAGATATCTAAAGGTCTTCAGGCAGAAGGGCCCAATTGGATTCTCATTGCAGGTGGTGCACTTTTAAGTACATTATCAATGCGTTTGGGATACAAGCTCAAGCAGGTTCTTGACACAAAAGAAGTGCAGAGTAGTAGCAAAG GAAGTACAAAATCGACAGAGAAGAAAAAACTAGTCAATTGTcacttgcattcagatgcataCTGTTTGTCGCAAAATGATGATGGTTGCTACACTTATATGTCAG GAACCAAAAATCTGGAGACTAAGCAGCAACGAAACCAGACGCTTAATGAGCATGATATGGCACTCTCTCCTGTCACTGTTTCTGCCCATGAATATAATAAGGAAAATGGTGTGATTTGGCAGTCTTCTCCTGACCGTCTAGAGCTTCCACAGAAGCCATTTCATCATTCGAACAGCTCTGATTCTCCCTGTGTCTCGGATTCTGGTTCTGACATCTTCAGCAAGCGAGAAGTGATACAAAAGCTGAGGCAACAGCTGAAGAGAAGGGATGACATGATACTGGAGATGCAAGATCAGATTGCAGAACTGCAGAATTCTCTTAGCGCACAACTTTCACATTCTACTCATGTGCAGTCATTGCTGGATGCTGCCAACAGGGATTTGTTTGATTCTGAAAGAGAAATCCAGAGATTACGAAAGGCAATTGCAGATCATTGTGTAGGGCAAGTAAGTGCCTATGACAAGCCTCCAACAGTTAATGTATGGCCTACGGAAGGGAGAAATGGACATGCAAGTGGGTATGTAGATGTTGAGAGCAATTGGGACTCCTCAGAGAAGGGAAGGGATGGAGATAAGATTGAGTTGCTGAGGAAGGAAGTATGTGACTTGAAGGAGGTTATTGAGGGCAAGGACTACCTTCTACTAAGCTTCAAGGAGCAGAAGACAGAGCTCTCAATGAAGATCAAGGAATTGCAGCAGAGATTAGATTCCCAGCTGCCAAATATTTTGTAG
- the LOC108201697 gene encoding flavonol sulfotransferase-like, with translation NTANCTYNARISLLPRRSIAIKESNNVLAPAYEYQGFWFRSVALRGLLWAQDHFKPHPAATLVASYPKTGTTWLKALTFSIATRNRFDLSSNPLKASISHQCIPFLELEIPRSPSHKYYPDVPLFSTHVPYTCLPDSIPASDCKILYIWRDPTDTFVSWWHFARKVAPEDMEFVPIEEGFQQFAEGYSLYGPYWEQGLLKRFWGLRPIIKVRPIFSKKIMGPLTHGGLRRSPKWPSKSAGPDWEHVLGYWRASLDRPGQILFLKYEDLKLNTSFYVKKLADFIGSPFSIEEERDGVVERIIDLCSFKHMSGLEVNKSGKHSNGLDLVTLRNSTYFRKAEVGDWKNHLPAKVKEQMDQIMELKLKDSGLTFGSTSNS, from the exons AACACTGCTAATTGCACTTACAATGCCAGGATCTCTTTGCTTCCTCGTCGAAGCATTGCCATAAAAGAATCCAACAACGTCTTGGCTCCAGCTTATGAGTACCAAGGCTTTTGGTTCCGGAGTGTAGCTCTCAGAGGCCTCCTCTGGGCTCAAGATCACTTCAAGCCTCACCCTGCAGCTACACTAGTTGCTTCCTACCCAAAAACCGGAACCACGTGGCTAAAAGCCTTAACTTTCTCCATAGCTACTCGAAACAGATTTGATCTTTCTAGCAACCCATTGAAGGCATCAATATCTCATCAGTGCATTCCTTTCCTGGAACTTGAGATACCTAGAAGCCCGTCTCACAAGTACTATCCTGATGTTCCGCTCTTCTCTACACATGTTCCTTACACGTGTTTGCCTGACTCGATCCCTGCTTCTGATTGTAAAATACTTTATATATGGAGGGATCCCACGGATACTTTTGTGTCTTGGTGGCATTTTGCCCGAAAGGTTGCTCCAGAAGACATGGAATTCGTTCCCATTGAGGAGGGGTTTCAGCAGTTTGCTGAGGGGTATTCACTCTATGGTCCTTACTGGGAGCAGGGCCTGCTCAAGAGATTTTGGGGCCTTAGGCCAATCATTAAAGTGAGGcctattttttcaaaaaaaatc ATGGGGCCTCTCACCCACGGGGGCCTTAGGCGATCGCCTAAATGGCCTTCAAAGAGCGCCGGCCCTGACTGGGAGCATGTACTTGGGTACTGGAGAGCAAGCCTAGACAGACCCGGGCAAATATTGTTCCTAAAATATGAAGATCTGAAACTTAATACGTCGTTTTATGTTAAGAAGCTGGCTGACTTCATTGGCTCTCCTTTCTCGAttgaagaagaaagagatgGCGTCGTGGAAAGAATTATAGACCTCTGTTCTTTCAAGCATATGAGTGGTCTGGAGGTGAACAAGAGCGGTAAGCATAGTAATGGTCTCGATCTTGTTACTCTTCGGAATAGTACATATTTCAGGAAAGCCGAGGTTGGGGACTGGAAAAATCACTTGCCTGCTAAAGTGAAAGAGCAGATGGACCAAATCATGGAGCTAAAACTAAAAGATTCTGGTTTAACTTTCGGGAGCACTTCCAACTCTtaa